The following are from one region of the Nicotiana tabacum cultivar K326 chromosome 3, ASM71507v2, whole genome shotgun sequence genome:
- the LOC142176224 gene encoding uncharacterized protein LOC142176224, whose product MADDADRFFKEQLQEETTTMSFDILEHVPTLVDYAQNVELIKQPTKEEVIHAVFGLNGDSAGGPDGFTGCFFHTCWDIIAEDMVVTFSDMRPISLSNFVNKIFSRVVHERLAVLLPNIVSEEQVGFVKGRSIVENVLLTQEIITDIRLRTKAGPNVVIKLDMAKAYDRLSWLFLTKVFRKMGFGERFIGLVYGIVANNWYSVLLNGQPYGFFKSTRGVKQGDPISPTLFILAAEALSRGLNALHKNLHFCGFGLPKWSPKINHLSYADDIIIFSSSDATSLTLIMKVLAGYEAASGQLINKSKSAIYLHHSAGEEVVDKVQRIIGFNKQEFPFTYLGCPIFYARRRMDYYQDLMTKVLDKLQDWKGIGALYFVTTPDFVCDESIQNIYDVVVNDQWDEVKIREILPEQLANHILLHIKPPVVHDALDKPLWMLESRGEFTVKSSWDYVRIRNQPSNAYRFTWVKGLPFKISFFMWKLWKNKLPLDDFLRKIGYLMASKCWCRSEPHEETMQHLFYSSYAATKVWKYFLGHAGINVDGITLHQAITKCWTVEVIPRLKPTLQALPAVIVWELWKRRNSYKHGEPVTINRVINHISTSMKSLVKFRKPSIQRVPHRWPDLLNKMESYLPKLKYTKVMWDCPSPGWIKVNTDGASRGNPGRSEIGYVLRNEEGDLTYGYGREVQEGTNSEAEAQAILEAMRFCIDNDYILIELHTDSMMLKNVLNRE is encoded by the exons ATGGCAGATGACGCAGATAGGTTCTTCAAAGAACAGCTCCAGGAAGAAACAACTACTATGTCCTTTGATATTCTTGAACATGTACCAACACTGGTAGATTATGCCCAGAATGTTGAGCTAATTAAGCAGCCAACGAAGGAAGAGGTCATACATGCAGTTTTTGGATTAAATGGTGATAGTGCAGGGGGTCCGGATGGCTTTACTGGGTGCTTCTTTCATACCTGTTGGGACATAATTGCGGAAGATATG gtgGTCACCTTTTCAGATATGCGACCTATTAGCCTTAGCAATTTTGTTAACAAGATATTTTCTAGAGTCGTTCATGAAAGGCTAGCAGTGTTACTTCCCAACATAGTCTCTGAGGAGCAGGTTGGCTTTGTAAAGGGTAGGAGCATTGTTGAAAATGTTTTATTAACCCAGGAGATCATCACAGATATAAGGTTGAGGACAAAAGCTGGGCCAAACGTTGTGATCAAATTAGATATGGCCAAGGCATACGATCGTTTGTCATGGTTGTTTCTAACTAAGGTGTTTAGGAAAATGGGATTTGGGGAAAGATTTATTGGTTTGGTGTATGGAATTGTAGCAAACAACTGGTACTCTGTGTTGTTAAATGGGCAGCCTTATGGTTTCTTTAAGTCGACAAGAGGGGTGAAACAAGGGGATCCTATTTCACCAACTCTATTTATCTTGGCTGCAGAAGCTCTGTCAAGAGGGCTGAATGCACTTCACAAAAATTTACACTTCTGTGGCTTTGGCTTGCCCAAGTGGAGCCCAAAGATTAACCACCTTTCATACGCAGATGACATTATCATTTTTTCATCTTCTGATGCAACATCGCTGACACTGATTATGAAGGTTTTAGCAGGTTATGAGGCAGCTTCTGGGCAACTTATTAACAAGAGTAAAAGTGCAATCTATCTTCATCATTCAGCAGGAGAGGAAGTAGTGGATAAGGTGCAGAGAATAATAGGTTTTAACAAACAGGAGTTCCCTTTTACTTACCTTGGTTGTCCAATTTTCTATGCAAGAAGAAGAATGGATTATTACCAAGACCTCATGACTAAAGTGCTGGATAAACTACAAGATTGGAAAG GAATTGGTGCATTATATTTTGTTACTACACCTGACTTTGTATGTGACGAATCCATTCAGAACATATATGATGTTGTAGTCAATGATCAATGGGATGAGGTCAAGATCAGGGAAATATTACCAGAACAATTGGCAAATCACATTCTGCTGCATATAAAGCCTCCAGTCGTACATGATGCTCTTGATAAACCACTGTGGATGTTGGAATCAAGAGGGGAATTTACTGTGAAATCATCTTGGGATTATGTGAGGATAAGAAATCAGCCAAGTAATGCATACAGATTCACTTGGGTGAAGGGGCTACCTTTCAAAATTTCCTTCTTTATGTGGAAGTTGTGGAAAAATAAACTACCTTTGGACGATTTTCTCAGAAAAATAGGGTACCTTATGGCTTCAAAATGTTGGTGTCGTTCTGAACCACATGAGGAGACAATGCAACATCTTTTCTACAGTTCATATGCAGCCACTAAGGTATGGAAATATTTTCTAGGTCATGCAGGAATAAATGTTGATGGAATCACACTTCATCAAGCTATAACCAAGTGTTGGACTGTAGAAGTGATTCCCAGATTGAAGCCTACACTACAAGCATTACCAGCTGTGATTGTTTGGGAATTATGGAAGCGAAGGAACAGTTATAAACATGGGGAACCTGTGACTATTAATAGAGTTATTAACCATATATCTACCTCTATGAAGTCATTAGTCAAATTCAGAAAGCCATCAATACAAAGAGTCCCACACAGATGGCCAGATTTGTTAAATAAAATGGAGTCCTATCTGCCCAAACTGAAGTATACTAAGGTGATGTGGGACTGTCCTAGCCCAGGTTGGATCAAGGTGAATACAGATGGAGCGTCTAGGGGAAATCCTGGTAGAAGTGAAATTGGCTATGTATTAAGGAATGAGGAGGGTGACCTAACATATGGCTATGGGAGAGAAGTGCAGGAAGGGACAAATTCTGAAGCTGAAGCACAAGCAATCTTGGAAGCAATGAGGTTCTGTATTGATAATGACTACATACTTATAGAACTTCATACTGACTCCATGATGTTGAAGAATGTACTAAATAGAGAATGA